A genomic region of Xanthomonas campestris pv. phormiicola contains the following coding sequences:
- a CDS encoding glycerophosphodiester phosphodiesterase produces MMKPMVWMLGCSMALSSLTAAAETVAAAGTHKPLVIGHRGASALRPEHTLASYAKAIADGADFIEPDLVSTKDGALLARHENEIGATTDVAAHPEFAARKTVKQIDGQRVEGWFTEDFTLAELKTLRARERLPQLRGTAFDGQFQLLTFDEIIDFAAAESAARGLPIGLIPEIKHGTYFQSLGLAMEDKVLATLDAHAYTRSAPVIVQSFEIGNLQSLHRKLGKDHPNVRLVQLLGDPKERPGDQLRNGPTYAQMGSAQGLREIARYAQLVSPSLRTIIPVDADGALAAPTAFVADAHAAGLQVVPYTFRPENYFLPKHLQDARGPAAVNAAGSIAEMRAFIAAGVDAFFTDDPAVGRAAVDGTAVPR; encoded by the coding sequence ATGATGAAACCCATGGTCTGGATGCTGGGATGTTCGATGGCGCTGTCGTCGCTGACCGCCGCGGCCGAAACGGTCGCGGCTGCGGGTACGCACAAGCCGCTGGTGATCGGCCACCGCGGCGCCAGCGCGCTGCGCCCCGAGCACACGCTGGCGTCGTATGCGAAGGCCATCGCCGACGGCGCCGACTTCATCGAGCCGGACCTGGTCTCGACCAAGGATGGCGCACTGCTGGCGCGCCACGAGAACGAGATCGGCGCCACCACCGACGTCGCCGCGCATCCGGAGTTCGCCGCGCGCAAGACGGTCAAGCAGATCGACGGGCAGCGCGTGGAGGGCTGGTTCACCGAGGACTTCACCCTGGCCGAGCTGAAGACGCTGCGCGCGCGCGAGCGCCTGCCGCAACTGCGCGGCACCGCCTTCGATGGGCAGTTCCAGTTGCTCACCTTCGACGAGATCATCGATTTCGCCGCGGCCGAATCGGCCGCGCGCGGACTCCCGATCGGGCTGATCCCGGAGATCAAGCACGGCACCTATTTCCAGTCGCTGGGCCTGGCGATGGAGGACAAGGTGCTGGCCACGCTGGACGCGCATGCGTACACGCGCAGCGCGCCGGTGATCGTGCAGTCGTTCGAGATCGGCAACCTGCAGTCCCTGCACCGCAAGCTCGGCAAGGACCATCCGAACGTGCGCCTGGTGCAGTTGCTGGGCGATCCGAAGGAACGCCCGGGCGACCAGCTGCGCAATGGCCCGACCTATGCACAGATGGGCAGCGCGCAGGGCCTGCGCGAAATTGCCAGGTATGCGCAACTGGTCAGCCCCAGCCTGCGCACCATCATCCCGGTCGATGCCGACGGCGCGCTGGCCGCGCCTACCGCCTTCGTCGCCGATGCGCATGCGGCTGGGCTGCAGGTGGTGCCGTACACGTTCCGTCCGGAGAACTATTTCCTGCCCAAGCACCTGCAGGATGCGCGCGGTCCGGCCGCGGTGAATGCCGCCGGCAGCATCGCCGAGATGCGCGCGTTCATTGCCGCGGGCGTGGATGCCTTCTTCACCGACGATCCGGCGGTTGGGCGTGCCGCGGTGGATGGGACGGCGGTGCCGCGCTAG
- a CDS encoding radical SAM protein, with translation MMLSESTIAEALSPRILSLILLPTEKCNFRCTYCYEDFAIGRMQPSVVGGIKALITNRVPHLDRLNISWFGGEPLLARDVVLDIGQHANAVCAQHGVAFSAGFTTNGYLLEPALLQRFTELQHREFQITLDGDAEWHDKTRITANKGATFEKIWSNLIAYRSLSANFAISLRLHLHQDNIESVRRLYSSLQRELLSDPRFSVYFHKVSNLSTGGTIGEKILPRDRYLEAISYITSCVDRPQNDERPISEEHLDGYICYAAKPNSLMIRANGKIGKCTVALHDDRNDLGQLHADGTIDIENDKLRRWMSGFSDLSERTLGCPLSTLAST, from the coding sequence ATGATGCTGAGCGAATCCACCATCGCCGAAGCGCTTTCTCCGCGCATCCTGTCTCTCATCCTCCTGCCGACCGAAAAATGTAATTTCCGCTGCACCTATTGCTATGAAGATTTTGCAATAGGACGTATGCAACCGAGCGTGGTCGGCGGCATCAAGGCGTTGATCACCAATCGTGTACCTCACCTGGATCGGCTCAACATCTCCTGGTTCGGGGGGGAACCGCTCCTGGCGCGTGATGTCGTCCTGGATATCGGTCAACACGCAAACGCGGTGTGCGCACAACACGGCGTTGCGTTCAGCGCCGGCTTTACCACCAATGGCTACCTGCTCGAGCCGGCTCTGCTGCAGAGGTTTACTGAACTCCAGCACCGCGAGTTCCAGATCACGCTGGACGGTGACGCGGAATGGCACGACAAGACACGGATCACCGCCAACAAAGGCGCCACGTTCGAGAAAATATGGTCGAACCTCATCGCCTACCGGTCACTATCGGCAAATTTCGCTATCTCGCTGCGCCTGCACCTGCATCAGGACAACATCGAATCGGTACGGCGCCTGTATTCCAGCCTGCAGCGCGAACTGCTGAGCGACCCACGGTTTTCTGTTTACTTCCACAAGGTCTCCAATCTGAGCACGGGCGGCACGATCGGGGAAAAGATATTGCCGCGCGACCGCTACCTTGAAGCGATCTCCTACATCACCTCCTGCGTCGATCGCCCCCAGAACGACGAACGCCCAATTTCGGAAGAACATCTGGATGGATATATCTGCTATGCGGCAAAGCCGAACTCGCTGATGATCCGTGCCAATGGCAAGATCGGCAAGTGCACGGTTGCACTGCACGATGATCGCAACGACCTCGGACAACTCCACGCCGACGGCACCATCGACATCGAAAACGACAAGCTACGTCGCTGGATGAGCGGATTTTCCGACCTATCCGAACGCACGCTCGGCTGTCCGCTTTCCACCCTGGCCAGCACGTGA
- a CDS encoding mitochondrial fission ELM1 family protein → MKRSGAPWAISDGRAGNARQAEALAAALAGPASMPARTLVLQPRPPWRWLAPRRLPGAAQAYGRGLAELLRQPPSLAIGCGRQAALATRLLRARGSAVVQVLDPRLSPRHWDVVVVPEHDRRRGDNVLTLLGSLHPIDDAWLAAARETFPQFSALPSPRTALLVGGPAALAPWTAEAATTTFRELAAHLHEQGGSVLASTSRRTPPAVAHALRHAFARVPGVVWCGDADGPNPYAGLLGWAERIVCTPDSVNLLSEACATRVPVAVAMPASARGRAREFHAALHARGRLGDAPAMHGTASGGIAPLRETAHIAAQLRERLGLG, encoded by the coding sequence GTGAAACGATCGGGCGCACCCTGGGCGATTAGCGACGGCCGCGCCGGCAATGCGCGCCAGGCCGAAGCGCTCGCGGCGGCACTGGCCGGACCGGCGTCGATGCCCGCCCGGACGTTGGTGCTGCAACCTCGGCCGCCCTGGCGCTGGCTGGCGCCGCGGCGCTTGCCCGGCGCGGCGCAGGCCTATGGCCGTGGCTTGGCCGAGCTGCTGCGGCAACCGCCGTCGCTGGCGATCGGCTGCGGCCGCCAGGCGGCTCTGGCGACACGCTTGCTGCGCGCGCGTGGCAGTGCAGTGGTGCAGGTGCTGGATCCACGCCTGTCGCCACGGCACTGGGACGTGGTGGTGGTGCCCGAACACGACCGGCGGCGCGGCGACAACGTGCTGACCCTGCTCGGCAGCCTGCACCCGATCGACGATGCCTGGCTGGCCGCGGCGCGCGAGACATTCCCGCAATTCAGCGCGCTGCCCTCGCCGCGCACCGCGCTGCTGGTCGGCGGCCCCGCCGCACTGGCGCCATGGACCGCCGAGGCGGCGACGACGACGTTCCGGGAACTGGCGGCGCACCTGCACGAGCAGGGCGGCAGCGTGCTCGCCAGCACCTCGCGGCGGACCCCGCCGGCGGTGGCCCATGCCCTGCGCCATGCGTTCGCCAGGGTGCCGGGCGTGGTCTGGTGCGGCGATGCCGATGGCCCGAATCCCTACGCCGGCCTGCTGGGCTGGGCCGAGCGCATCGTATGCACGCCCGATTCGGTGAACCTGCTCTCGGAAGCCTGCGCCACGCGCGTGCCGGTGGCTGTGGCGATGCCGGCGTCGGCGCGCGGCCGCGCACGCGAGTTCCATGCGGCGCTGCACGCACGCGGCCGCCTCGGCGATGCCCCGGCCATGCATGGCACCGCCAGCGGCGGGATCGCGCCGCTGCGCGAAACCGCACACATCGCCGCCCAGCTGCGGGAACGGCTGGGGTTGGGCTGA
- a CDS encoding queuosine precursor transporter — protein MPPPSPPSPAFAALTPRALLLAVLAMGAVVLLSNVLVQFPINDWLTWGAFSYPVAFLVSNLINRRFGPRAARRVAWCGFALAVLLSIWIATPRIAAASCLAFIAAQLLDIAVFDRLRRGRWWRAPIVATTCSATLDTTIFWSIAFAGSALPWLSWAAGDLAVKLGIGVFLLAPFRALLWRTAPPAAADASATRAPQR, from the coding sequence ATGCCTCCGCCCTCCCCGCCATCGCCCGCGTTCGCCGCATTGACCCCGCGCGCCCTGCTGCTGGCGGTGCTGGCGATGGGCGCCGTCGTGTTGCTGTCGAACGTGCTGGTGCAGTTCCCGATCAACGACTGGCTGACCTGGGGCGCCTTCAGCTATCCAGTGGCGTTCCTGGTCAGCAACCTGATCAATCGCCGCTTCGGCCCGCGCGCGGCGCGGCGCGTGGCCTGGTGCGGCTTCGCGCTGGCGGTGCTGCTGTCGATCTGGATCGCCACCCCGCGCATCGCCGCCGCCTCGTGCCTGGCGTTCATCGCCGCGCAACTGCTGGACATCGCCGTGTTCGACCGCCTGCGCCGCGGCCGCTGGTGGCGCGCGCCGATCGTCGCCACCACCTGCAGCGCGACGCTGGACACGACGATCTTCTGGTCGATCGCCTTCGCCGGCTCGGCGCTGCCGTGGCTCAGCTGGGCCGCCGGCGACCTGGCGGTGAAGCTGGGCATCGGCGTGTTCCTGCTGGCGCCGTTCCGCGCGCTGCTGTGGCGGACCGCCCCGCCGGCCGCCGCCGATGCATCGGCCACGCGCGCGCCGCAGCGTTAG
- a CDS encoding S53 family serine peptidase, producing MIDRIRRRPLLAALLSASALVFGSAHAAQDATDARLAAMSATLRAAPVTFDVHLPLRDEAGLDALLADIQDPVSPHYHHWLSRAEFDSRFAPSPAQVERVRSALQAAHMSVAQQGSALHVTASADNVERLFAAPLSLDLQQGSQARLTTTSELQLPVALRDSGAVVTGLTKGPPPKHVLSHRLDVDPRNRDGSVDVYYWYNDLKQAYGYPSYQSMIGAPGQQRRLDGTGTTIAILISSDVLDSDIDAMFEHEKFSRYASDHANPKLYQRRYVAGAKPGLQDGNDNAAGEAILDVQMALGGAPGAHVLLYVIPDLTDASVLAGYQQIVKDNEADVVSSSFGFCELYYTKAYNDGKDFTSTLHAYNALFKQGNAQGITFVAASGDNAGLDCADTDYLVDGKDGHFVRGVDHPAVDPNVTAVGGGNLFTNYKKGSLDSSYRGESAYADPLMAKDYYGVGALLAGGYFGAGGGVSTLFQRPAYQLRAFGGTRSSMRTLPDIGMLVGGCPGIATQPCAEGKSAVYTVFKGAITPLVGTSVAAPEFASAAALLVEKQGRQGNLNDYLYRLASNSPQALHRGIPGYNGLVNNDVPVKGKYNYTTGLGTPIVRLLIGALDTAPAGMPRSPSNP from the coding sequence ATGATCGATCGTATTCGCCGCCGGCCGTTGCTGGCCGCCCTGTTGTCCGCAAGCGCGCTCGTGTTCGGCAGTGCCCATGCCGCGCAGGACGCCACCGACGCCAGGCTTGCCGCCATGTCCGCCACGTTGCGCGCCGCACCGGTCACCTTCGACGTGCACCTGCCGTTGCGCGACGAAGCCGGGCTGGACGCGTTGCTGGCGGACATCCAGGATCCGGTGTCGCCGCACTACCATCACTGGCTGTCGCGCGCCGAGTTCGACAGCCGCTTCGCGCCGTCGCCGGCCCAGGTCGAACGCGTGCGCTCGGCCTTGCAGGCCGCGCACATGTCGGTCGCGCAGCAGGGCTCGGCCCTGCACGTCACCGCGAGCGCAGACAATGTCGAGCGCTTGTTCGCCGCGCCGCTGTCGCTCGATCTGCAGCAGGGCAGCCAGGCCAGGCTGACGACTACCAGCGAGCTGCAGTTGCCGGTTGCGCTGCGCGACAGCGGCGCGGTCGTCACCGGCCTGACCAAGGGGCCGCCGCCGAAGCATGTGTTGTCGCATCGGCTCGATGTGGATCCCCGCAACCGCGATGGAAGTGTCGACGTCTACTACTGGTACAACGATCTCAAGCAAGCGTACGGCTATCCGTCCTACCAGAGCATGATCGGCGCGCCCGGCCAGCAGCGCCGCCTCGACGGGACCGGGACCACCATCGCTATCCTGATCTCCAGCGATGTGCTGGATTCGGACATAGACGCCATGTTCGAACACGAGAAGTTCAGCCGCTACGCTAGCGACCACGCCAATCCCAAGCTGTATCAACGCCGCTATGTGGCGGGCGCCAAGCCCGGCCTGCAGGACGGCAACGACAATGCGGCGGGTGAGGCCATCCTCGACGTGCAGATGGCACTTGGCGGCGCACCCGGCGCGCATGTGCTGCTGTACGTAATCCCCGATCTCACCGACGCCTCGGTCCTGGCCGGCTACCAGCAGATCGTCAAGGACAATGAGGCGGACGTGGTCAGTTCCTCCTTCGGCTTTTGCGAGCTGTACTACACCAAGGCCTACAACGACGGCAAGGACTTCACCTCGACGTTGCATGCCTACAATGCGTTGTTCAAGCAGGGCAATGCACAGGGCATCACGTTCGTCGCCGCCAGCGGCGACAATGCCGGTCTCGATTGCGCGGACACAGACTATCTGGTCGATGGAAAGGATGGGCACTTCGTGCGAGGGGTCGACCACCCGGCGGTCGACCCGAATGTGACCGCGGTAGGCGGCGGCAATCTGTTCACCAATTACAAGAAGGGCTCGCTCGATTCCAGCTACCGCGGCGAGAGCGCTTATGCAGATCCGCTGATGGCCAAGGATTACTATGGCGTCGGCGCGCTGTTGGCCGGCGGTTATTTCGGCGCAGGTGGCGGGGTCAGCACGCTGTTCCAGCGTCCGGCCTACCAGCTGCGTGCGTTTGGTGGCACCCGCTCGTCGATGCGCACGCTGCCGGACATCGGCATGCTGGTCGGTGGCTGCCCCGGCATTGCAACGCAGCCTTGCGCAGAAGGAAAAAGTGCCGTTTACACGGTCTTCAAGGGAGCCATCACGCCATTGGTCGGCACCAGCGTCGCGGCCCCGGAGTTCGCCAGCGCTGCCGCGCTATTGGTGGAGAAGCAGGGGCGCCAGGGCAATCTCAACGATTACCTGTACCGACTGGCGTCCAATTCTCCGCAGGCCCTGCACCGCGGCATCCCCGGCTACAACGGCTTGGTCAACAACGACGTGCCGGTCAAGGGCAAGTACAACTACACCACCGGCTTGGGCACGCCGATCGTGCGGTTGCTGATCGGGGCCCTGGATACGGCGCCGGCGGGAATGCCGCGTTCTCCCAGCAATCCCTGA
- a CDS encoding malonic semialdehyde reductase: MSDALHDAALDQLFRTARTPNAFRDTPVGEDTLRALYELVKWGPTAANGSPARFVFVTSAAGKEKLRPALSEGNLAKTLAAPVTAIVAHDEDFHEKLPYLFPHADAKSWFDGPREGRRESAFRNGTLQGAYLILAARSLGLDAGPMSGFDNAKVDAAFFAGTAIKSNFLVNLGYGDPAGLFPRLPRLSFDEAARIE; encoded by the coding sequence ATGTCCGACGCTCTGCACGATGCCGCCCTGGATCAGCTGTTCCGTACCGCCCGCACCCCGAACGCCTTCCGCGACACGCCCGTCGGCGAAGACACGCTGCGTGCCCTGTACGAGTTGGTGAAGTGGGGCCCGACCGCGGCCAACGGCAGCCCGGCGCGGTTCGTGTTCGTGACCTCGGCCGCGGGCAAGGAGAAGCTCAGGCCGGCGCTGTCCGAAGGCAACCTGGCCAAGACCCTGGCCGCGCCGGTGACGGCGATCGTCGCCCACGACGAAGACTTCCACGAGAAGCTGCCGTACCTGTTCCCGCACGCCGATGCCAAGAGCTGGTTCGACGGCCCGCGCGAAGGCCGCCGCGAGTCGGCGTTCCGCAACGGCACGCTGCAGGGCGCCTACCTGATCCTGGCCGCGCGTTCGCTGGGCCTGGATGCCGGCCCGATGTCCGGCTTCGACAACGCCAAGGTCGATGCCGCCTTCTTCGCCGGCACCGCGATCAAGTCCAACTTCCTGGTCAACCTGGGCTACGGCGATCCCGCCGGCCTGTTCCCGCGCCTGCCGCGGCTGAGTTTCGACGAAGCTGCGCGCATCGAGTAA
- a CDS encoding YceI family protein, with product MNKTRTLLLPLALALAVVVAQPATSAFAAPAAAAATAIKGATGTYKLDPAHTDVLVQWNHLGFSNPTAHFGDVDGTLVYNAENVAKSSVQVTLPLSGLNSFTAKFDEHLKSADFFDAAKFPTATFKSTKVSAAGTNRLSVAGDLTIKGVTKPVVLAVTLNGAGPHPMRKVPALGFDASATIKRSDFGLGAYVPNVSDEVKIRITTEALQDAAK from the coding sequence ATGAACAAGACCCGCACCCTGCTGCTCCCGCTCGCCCTGGCGCTGGCCGTCGTCGTCGCCCAGCCCGCCACCAGCGCCTTCGCCGCGCCGGCCGCCGCGGCCGCCACCGCGATCAAGGGCGCCACCGGCACCTACAAGCTCGACCCGGCGCACACCGACGTGCTGGTGCAGTGGAACCACCTCGGCTTCTCCAACCCCACCGCGCACTTCGGCGACGTCGACGGCACCCTGGTCTACAACGCCGAGAACGTGGCCAAGTCCAGCGTCCAGGTGACCCTGCCGCTGTCGGGCCTCAACAGCTTCACCGCCAAGTTCGACGAGCACCTGAAGAGCGCCGACTTCTTCGACGCCGCCAAGTTCCCGACCGCCACCTTCAAGAGCACCAAGGTGAGCGCGGCCGGCACCAACAGGCTGAGCGTGGCCGGCGACCTGACCATCAAGGGCGTGACCAAGCCGGTGGTGCTGGCGGTGACCCTCAACGGCGCCGGTCCGCACCCGATGCGCAAGGTGCCGGCGCTGGGCTTCGACGCCAGCGCCACGATCAAGCGCAGCGACTTCGGCCTGGGCGCGTACGTGCCCAACGTCAGCGACGAGGTCAAGATCCGCATCACCACCGAGGCGCTGCAGGACGCCGCCAAGTAA
- a CDS encoding TonB-dependent receptor: protein MPTHHLLSAAILAALLSSPLAAHAADAPVDGAASDARQLDTVSVIGQGETRQVQRITRQDVPVLPPGTSIQKLLNRIPGVNVQSNDAFGANEESQTVSLRGFNGTRLGYTLDGLPLGDNAYGNYNGLNISRALIAENFGGVELASGIGSLGTASTSNLGGTVQYFSDDPSTETGVRLSQTVGSDQNRRTYLRLDTGEHNGFSAYLSGVYASADMWADPKSPTHTAQFNGKGVYQFDGGKITAFVDTSRTSQADYAYLSKSGLHRGLGWDWNLYAPDWQRALAAAYCAPATRDASRCGYSGGVDNIDDAYYQSRALRNDDLYYLAGDFQPSDAVSVHTQVYHHENEGQGHWWSPGQASNPGTPQALPISIRSTNYTINRTGGIASLGWDLGPHHLEAGVWYERNKHHVERNFYWIDGPIDDDLFLSGPDRRLFSQDYVITTKQAYVQGTFKLLDERLTLDIGAKSPHTTMTAHETPGIAVESPVANGTLKASEALLPQAGVSYRLAEGQEVFASYAENIAAFQGGGAGGPLLVTQASFDASVGALEPEKSKTFEAGYRLVRDQFEASLVGYDVTFDNRLLSLNPCPSIQQGTSAACTTRFFNVGSVSSRGGELTFIWKPTAHLQWYNSASVNRSTYDDNYVQNGVTIPTAGKYTVDTPKRMVTSEISWTYNGWNANLRGKYTGQRYYTYTNDQGFGGYTAFDAGTGYDFGAVSFLQDLKLSLNVTNLTDKRYASNLTAFSNSDPNGRSLAFHASAPRQVFLTLDARF from the coding sequence ATGCCTACCCATCACCTGCTGAGCGCGGCGATCCTCGCCGCGTTGCTGTCGTCACCGCTGGCGGCGCACGCGGCGGACGCGCCGGTCGACGGCGCGGCGAGCGACGCCCGCCAACTCGATACGGTCTCGGTGATCGGCCAGGGCGAAACCCGCCAGGTGCAGCGCATCACCCGCCAGGACGTGCCGGTCCTGCCGCCGGGCACCAGCATCCAGAAGCTGCTCAACCGCATTCCCGGCGTCAACGTGCAGTCCAACGACGCGTTCGGCGCCAACGAGGAATCGCAGACGGTGAGCCTGCGCGGCTTCAACGGCACGCGCCTGGGCTATACGCTCGACGGCCTGCCGCTGGGCGACAACGCCTATGGCAACTACAACGGCTTGAACATCAGCCGCGCGCTGATCGCCGAGAACTTCGGCGGCGTGGAGCTGGCCTCGGGCATCGGCAGCCTGGGCACCGCGTCCACCAGCAACCTCGGCGGCACCGTGCAGTATTTCTCGGACGACCCGTCCACCGAAACCGGCGTGCGCCTGTCGCAGACGGTCGGCTCGGACCAGAACCGCCGCACCTACCTGCGCCTGGACACCGGCGAGCACAACGGCTTCTCCGCGTACCTGTCAGGCGTCTACGCCAGCGCCGACATGTGGGCCGACCCGAAATCGCCGACCCACACCGCGCAGTTCAACGGCAAGGGCGTGTACCAGTTCGACGGCGGCAAGATCACCGCCTTCGTCGATACCTCGCGCACCTCGCAGGCCGACTACGCCTACCTGTCCAAGAGCGGCCTGCACCGCGGCCTGGGCTGGGACTGGAACCTGTACGCGCCGGACTGGCAGCGCGCGCTGGCCGCGGCCTATTGCGCGCCGGCCACCCGCGACGCCAGCCGCTGCGGCTACAGCGGCGGCGTGGACAACATCGACGACGCGTACTACCAGAGCCGCGCGCTGCGCAACGACGACCTGTACTACCTCGCGGGCGATTTCCAGCCCTCCGACGCGGTGAGCGTGCACACCCAGGTCTACCACCACGAGAACGAGGGCCAGGGCCACTGGTGGTCGCCGGGCCAGGCCTCGAACCCGGGCACGCCGCAGGCGCTGCCGATCTCGATCCGCAGCACCAACTACACCATCAACCGCACCGGCGGCATCGCCTCGCTGGGCTGGGACCTGGGCCCGCACCACCTGGAAGCGGGCGTGTGGTACGAGCGCAACAAGCACCACGTGGAGCGCAATTTCTACTGGATCGACGGCCCGATCGACGACGACCTGTTCCTCAGCGGCCCGGACCGCCGGCTGTTCTCGCAGGACTACGTGATCACCACCAAGCAGGCCTATGTGCAGGGCACCTTCAAGCTGCTCGACGAGCGCCTGACCCTGGACATCGGCGCGAAGAGCCCGCACACCACGATGACCGCGCACGAGACGCCGGGGATCGCGGTGGAGTCGCCGGTGGCCAACGGCACGCTCAAGGCCAGCGAGGCGCTGCTGCCGCAGGCGGGCGTGAGCTATCGCCTGGCCGAAGGGCAGGAGGTGTTCGCCTCCTATGCCGAGAACATCGCCGCGTTCCAGGGCGGCGGCGCCGGCGGCCCGCTGCTGGTGACCCAGGCCTCGTTCGACGCCAGCGTCGGCGCGCTGGAACCGGAGAAGTCCAAGACCTTCGAGGCCGGCTACCGCCTGGTGCGCGACCAGTTCGAGGCCTCGCTGGTCGGCTACGACGTGACCTTCGACAACCGCCTGCTCTCGCTCAATCCCTGCCCGAGCATCCAGCAGGGCACCTCGGCGGCGTGCACCACGCGCTTCTTCAACGTCGGCTCGGTCAGCAGCCGCGGCGGCGAGCTGACCTTCATCTGGAAGCCGACCGCGCACCTGCAGTGGTACAACTCGGCCTCGGTCAACCGCTCCACCTACGACGACAACTACGTGCAGAACGGCGTGACCATCCCCACCGCCGGCAAGTACACGGTGGACACGCCCAAGCGCATGGTCACCAGCGAGATCAGCTGGACCTACAACGGCTGGAACGCGAACCTGCGCGGCAAGTACACCGGACAGCGCTACTACACCTACACCAACGACCAGGGCTTCGGCGGCTACACCGCCTTCGACGCCGGCACCGGCTACGACTTCGGCGCGGTGTCGTTCCTGCAGGACCTGAAGCTGTCGCTCAACGTGACCAACCTCACCGACAAGCGCTACGCCTCCAACCTCACCGCCTTCAGCAACAGCGATCCGAACGGGCGCTCGCTGGCCTTCCATGCCAGCGCGCCGCGGCAGGTGTTCCTGACCCTGGACGCGCGCTTCTGA